In Myxosarcina sp. GI1, one genomic interval encodes:
- a CDS encoding sodium-dependent bicarbonate transport family permease, with protein sequence MDSSLILSNILNPPVLFFFIGLSAVFLKSDLEIPQPLPKLFSLYLLFAIGFKGGHEIHESGINGEIALTLIAAILLAAIVPIYCFFILRLKLDAYNAAAVAASYGSISAVTFVTATSFLEQQGMNNYGGHMVAALALMESPAIIIGLILVRLFTKSKESKENSDDNFTWTEVLREAFLNGSVFLLLGSLVVGIITSENGWQSLEVFTGEIFYGMLTFFLLDMGIVAAKRIEALKKSGSFIIGFSILMPVFNALIGIFIAKAIGMSVPNALLFTVLTASASYIAVPAAMRMTVPEANPSLYISMALALTFPFNIIIGIPVYLAIINRVWG encoded by the coding sequence ATGGATTCTAGTTTAATTCTTTCTAATATTTTAAATCCGCCAGTTTTATTTTTTTTTATTGGATTATCGGCGGTTTTTTTAAAATCAGATTTAGAAATTCCTCAGCCTTTACCAAAACTTTTTTCCCTTTACTTGTTATTTGCCATTGGGTTTAAAGGCGGTCATGAAATTCATGAAAGTGGTATCAACGGAGAAATAGCTTTAACTTTAATTGCGGCAATTCTTTTAGCTGCTATAGTACCAATTTATTGCTTTTTTATTCTTAGATTAAAACTAGATGCTTATAACGCAGCAGCAGTAGCAGCATCCTATGGTTCTATTAGTGCCGTCACTTTTGTTACAGCTACTTCTTTTCTAGAGCAACAGGGTATGAATAATTACGGCGGTCACATGGTAGCGGCTCTAGCTCTTATGGAGTCTCCAGCAATTATTATTGGTTTAATTTTGGTGCGATTATTTACCAAGTCTAAAGAGAGTAAAGAAAATAGTGACGATAATTTTACCTGGACTGAAGTTTTACGAGAAGCTTTTTTAAATGGTTCGGTCTTTCTATTATTAGGAAGTTTAGTTGTAGGCATAATTACCAGCGAAAATGGTTGGCAAAGTTTAGAGGTCTTCACGGGAGAAATATTTTATGGTATGTTGACTTTTTTCCTGTTAGATATGGGCATTGTCGCCGCTAAAAGAATTGAAGCTTTAAAGAAAAGTGGTTCATTTATAATAGGATTTTCAATTTTAATGCCAGTATTTAATGCCTTAATTGGAATATTTATTGCTAAGGCAATTGGGATGTCGGTTCCTAACGCGCTTTTATTTACTGTTCTTACTGCTAGTGCTTCTTATATTGCCGTACCCGCAGCCATGCGTATGACCGTACCAGAAGCCAATCCCAGTCTCTATATTTCTATGGCTTTGGCATTAACTTTTCCGTTTAATATTATTATTGGCATTCCCGTTTATCTCGCAATTATCAATCGGGTGTGGGGCTAA
- a CDS encoding SulP family inorganic anion transporter translates to MQLVNGLHFKNIRGDLFGGITAAVVALPLALAFGVSSGAGAIAGLYGAIIIGFFAALFGGTPSQISGPTGPMTVVMATVFSQLVASNPKTGVALAFTTVMLGGIFQIIFGLMRLGKYITLMPYTVISGFMSGVGVIIILIQLGPFLGHSPSANVIESVNRVPYFLAHANLAAVGLGILTLAIVFGSPAKLTRLIPSPLLALIIGTIAAVCFLPDSNLRLIGDIPSGLPRLQLPTFNVAQFRAIFGYGLMLAVLGSIDSLLTSLVADNITHTQHDSDRELIGQGIGNLISGLCGGLPGAGATMRTVINVKTGGKTPISGMIHALVLLVIVLKAGELTANIPHAVLAGILIKVGIDIIDWSFLKRAHKISLKATGLMYIVLFLTVFVDLITAVAVGVFFANLLTIKNLSDIQSNRVKAITNPDDDTDLNTAEKHLLKRARGKILLFNLSGPMSFGAAKTISQRMGIVSKYEVLILDLSDVPLLGVTASLAIENMIKDAYEKKHQVFLVGAKGKVKDRLQKLQLLKLLTPSHCFNERLFALQEAIAGIESSGVRDNKIVNSENSGSNQIE, encoded by the coding sequence ATGCAGTTAGTAAACGGTTTGCATTTTAAAAATATTCGCGGCGATTTGTTTGGCGGGATAACTGCGGCAGTCGTGGCTTTGCCTTTGGCTCTTGCTTTCGGCGTTTCTTCTGGAGCTGGAGCGATCGCTGGTCTTTATGGCGCGATTATAATTGGTTTTTTTGCCGCTCTATTTGGCGGTACTCCCTCACAGATTTCTGGACCTACAGGTCCGATGACTGTAGTTATGGCAACGGTTTTCTCACAGCTAGTTGCCAGTAATCCCAAAACTGGAGTTGCACTGGCTTTTACTACGGTTATGCTGGGGGGAATTTTTCAAATTATTTTTGGGCTGATGCGTCTGGGTAAATATATTACCCTCATGCCCTATACAGTGATTTCGGGGTTTATGTCTGGAGTTGGAGTAATTATTATCTTAATTCAACTCGGTCCCTTTCTGGGACATTCTCCTTCAGCTAATGTTATCGAATCGGTAAATCGAGTTCCCTACTTTCTCGCTCATGCTAATCTTGCTGCTGTCGGTTTGGGCATTTTAACTCTAGCCATCGTCTTTGGTTCTCCTGCTAAACTAACTCGCCTAATTCCTTCTCCTTTGCTGGCACTGATTATCGGCACTATAGCTGCGGTTTGTTTCCTTCCAGATAGCAATTTGCGTCTAATTGGTGATATACCTAGCGGACTGCCACGTTTGCAGTTACCGACCTTTAATGTCGCTCAATTTAGAGCGATATTTGGTTATGGCTTGATGTTGGCTGTTTTGGGTTCGATCGATTCTTTGCTTACTTCCTTAGTTGCCGATAATATTACTCATACTCAACACGATAGCGATCGCGAATTAATCGGTCAGGGAATTGGCAATCTGATTTCTGGTTTGTGTGGTGGGCTACCTGGGGCGGGTGCAACTATGCGAACTGTAATCAATGTCAAAACTGGTGGTAAGACTCCTATTTCGGGAATGATTCACGCTTTAGTCTTGCTAGTTATCGTGCTGAAGGCTGGCGAGTTGACCGCCAATATTCCTCATGCAGTTTTAGCGGGAATTTTAATCAAGGTTGGTATTGATATTATCGACTGGAGTTTTTTAAAACGCGCCCACAAAATTTCGCTCAAAGCGACGGGATTGATGTATATCGTTCTGTTTTTAACTGTTTTTGTAGATTTAATTACGGCAGTAGCCGTAGGGGTATTTTTTGCCAATTTACTAACAATTAAAAACTTGAGCGATATTCAAAGCAATCGGGTCAAAGCAATTACCAATCCCGATGATGATACAGATTTAAATACCGCTGAGAAACATCTGCTCAAGCGAGCTAGAGGAAAAATTTTATTATTCAATCTCAGCGGACCGATGAGTTTTGGTGCGGCGAAAACTATTTCTCAAAGAATGGGCATAGTTAGCAAATATGAGGTTCTGATTTTAGATCTCAGCGACGTACCTTTATTAGGGGTGACTGCTTCTTTGGCGATCGAAAATATGATTAAAGATGCCTATGAAAAAAAACACCAGGTATTTTTAGTTGGTGCTAAAGGTAAGGTAAAAGACAGATTGCAAAAACTACAGCTATTGAAATTATTAACCCCTAGCCACTGTTTCAACGAGCGGCTTTTTGCCTTACAAGAAGCAATTGCTGGTATCGAATCTTCTGGTGTTAGAGATAATAAAATTGTTAATTCAGAAAACTCTGGCTCCAACCAGATCGAGTAA
- a CDS encoding P-II family nitrogen regulator, which translates to MHPVSRIEIIVASQEAEKIIKVFDNIGVPNYTIISNVTGKGDFGTISDDMNLGSSQLSNDFIICYCSPDKAKPIIEKIRPILNKYGGVCYLSDAMEIRSIHCVAAL; encoded by the coding sequence GTGCATCCAGTTAGCAGAATAGAAATAATAGTTGCTTCTCAAGAAGCTGAAAAAATTATCAAGGTTTTTGATAATATAGGTGTTCCAAATTACACCATAATTAGTAATGTGACTGGTAAAGGTGATTTTGGCACTATATCCGACGATATGAATCTGGGCAGCAGTCAACTAAGTAATGACTTTATAATATGCTACTGTTCTCCAGATAAAGCCAAACCCATAATCGAAAAAATCAGACCCATTCTTAATAAGTATGGCGGTGTCTGCTATCTTTCAGATGCAATGGAAATTCGCTCGATTCACTGCGTAGCCGCACTATAA
- a CDS encoding HAD family hydrolase: MGYATKPLSNRIAVVFDFDETLIPDDSFDILLKDCQLDLEAFERDRVEPLVKQGWHKYLARTYCLIQESRQREGKDKITYERLANLGKKVRPIEGVPEMFDCLRQKARELVPEVEVEYYLISGGFVDIARNTSIAKHFTQMWGCELAYEQNGEIQFLKQQMTHTEKTHYLYYLSKGIDAENEQDLIYNYRDIPIEELHVPLNQTIYVGDGTSDIPCFTAINQYEGIAFGIFPEHSSAEKWEHREKVTNSQQITNLVPAHYGEDSELMRSLILAIECMCKQILLLQLSVGE; encoded by the coding sequence ATGGGCTACGCCACCAAACCACTTTCCAATCGTATTGCAGTTGTCTTTGACTTTGATGAAACTCTAATTCCAGACGATAGCTTTGATATTTTATTAAAAGATTGCCAACTAGATCTCGAAGCCTTCGAGCGCGATCGCGTCGAGCCTTTAGTTAAACAGGGTTGGCACAAATATTTAGCTAGAACGTATTGTCTAATTCAAGAGTCGAGACAAAGAGAAGGCAAAGATAAAATTACTTACGAACGGTTGGCTAATTTGGGTAAAAAAGTACGTCCCATTGAAGGCGTGCCAGAAATGTTCGATTGCCTTCGTCAAAAAGCACGAGAATTAGTTCCAGAAGTAGAGGTTGAATATTATCTAATTAGCGGTGGGTTTGTCGATATCGCTCGCAATACTTCTATTGCCAAACATTTTACTCAGATGTGGGGTTGCGAACTGGCATATGAGCAGAACGGAGAAATTCAATTTCTCAAACAGCAAATGACTCATACGGAAAAAACCCACTATTTATATTATCTTTCTAAGGGTATCGATGCCGAAAACGAGCAAGATTTAATTTACAATTACCGCGATATTCCTATTGAAGAACTGCACGTCCCTCTCAATCAAACAATCTACGTTGGCGATGGTACCTCGGATATCCCTTGTTTTACCGCAATCAATCAATATGAAGGTATTGCCTTTGGTATTTTTCCAGAACACTCCTCGGCAGAAAAATGGGAACATCGGGAGAAAGTAACTAATAGCCAGCAAATAACTAATTTAGTACCAGCCCACTATGGAGAAGATTCCGAACTGATGCGATCGCTCATCTTAGCAATTGAATGTATGTGCAAACAAATTTTACTGCTTCAGCTTAGTGTAGGTGAATAG
- a CDS encoding NUDIX hydrolase, translating to MKWIEWARKLQAISQTGLHFSQERYDRERYEQIRELAAEIMAEHTSLSKPELLELNANEFGYATPKVDVRGAIFKDDKILLVREIADAGRWTLPGGWADVNEIPSQAVTREVLEESGFETKVSKLLAVYDREWQKHTPSYPHSVYKLFFQCEIIGGEPRINAEVSEIAFFGITEIPELSDSRVKKSQLLRFFEHYREPTLPTDFD from the coding sequence ATGAAATGGATTGAATGGGCGAGAAAACTCCAAGCTATTAGCCAAACAGGACTGCATTTTTCCCAAGAGCGATACGATCGCGAAAGATACGAGCAAATAAGAGAGTTAGCTGCGGAAATTATGGCAGAACATACTTCTCTATCTAAGCCAGAATTGCTTGAGCTTAATGCTAACGAATTTGGTTACGCTACTCCTAAAGTGGATGTGCGGGGAGCTATTTTTAAAGACGACAAAATCTTGCTGGTGCGAGAAATTGCCGATGCAGGAAGATGGACGTTACCTGGTGGGTGGGCAGATGTCAACGAAATTCCATCGCAAGCGGTAACTCGGGAGGTGTTAGAAGAATCTGGATTTGAGACAAAAGTTAGCAAATTGCTAGCCGTTTACGATCGCGAATGGCAAAAACACACTCCATCATATCCCCATAGCGTCTACAAACTTTTTTTTCAGTGTGAAATTATTGGCGGAGAACCTCGAATTAATGCTGAAGTTAGTGAAATTGCTTTTTTTGGTATCACCGAAATACCCGAACTATCAGATTCGAGAGTCAAAAAATCGCAATTGTTGAGGTTTTTCGAGCATTATCGAGAGCCTACCTTACCCACAGATTTCGATTAA